The following proteins are encoded in a genomic region of Drosophila miranda strain MSH22 chromosome 4, D.miranda_PacBio2.1, whole genome shotgun sequence:
- the LOC108163472 gene encoding protein bowel — protein MPTESSSSDVAGGGGGGGAIPMLRPSRMDQFMSTVAAAAAAAGGGASDGSNSGGGDSRSSSASRISAAAAAYETQLAYQQHLAAAGLHPGPPPHHREISAFVPVLPTRQALEAKARAGSNSNYEIIAMMADKRKELALREAAAAAAMLGRGGPPGGPQGPPPGVLYAPPPPPPYLTGPGPSPTGAGSFPFPPGAATAGLFPPGLGPGMHAGLDRRLLRAPGRASRPKKQFICKFCNRQFTKSYNLLIHERTHTDERPYSCDICGKAFRRQDHLRDHRYIHSKEKPFKCTECGKGFCQSRTLAVHKILHMEESPHKCPVCSRSFNQRSNLKTHLLTHTDHKPYECSSCGKVFRRNCDLRRHALTHAVGEVNSGDYVDVGEEDEARHLSGDEEDSLLEVDSPRQSPVHNLSESAANGEKDEAERMRLKRKAPVDQEESEEEFDDYDEEEELQEAADSFPREELREEDEDFEAEEEVQQEVAPVARQSSAAPAVTVTTGNGKPERQGVTHCHHEGGETYTMRPHGEKQQEEPLSMPPNGPPPPPGFVANLRYAPSGGAPPVGVPPVVPPPPHHQPHPHLLPPNGDPYLPILHVRRDLHHKSLNLSKGAPAPPPTPPTIITQTPETSKPPNQPLHSPHEAMPSFLGSIPMRKRILPPPTIDLMDHHHHHHHQRSYIENQSIYALNMSRHPPRQLLGKPPSTETSGPATEKGPPPPTTQRQSVQTVQAVQSVVAPPPAPRRTGFSIEDIMRR, from the exons ATGCCCACGGAAAGCTCATCCAGCGACGTCGCCggcggcggaggaggaggcggcgcCATTCCCATGCTTCGACCCTCACGCATGGACCAGTTCATGTCTACAGTGGCCGCAGCTGCGGCAGCGGCTGGCGGTGGCGCCTCTGATGGGTCCAACAGCGGGGGCGGCGACTCGAGGAGCTCATCGGCCAGCAGGATCTcggcggcagcagccgccTACGAAACACAATTGGCCTACCAGCAGCACCTGGCCGCCGCCGGACTGCATCCTGGTCCACCGCCACACCATCGCGAGATCTCCGCCTTTGTGCCCGTGCTGCCCACGCGACAGGCACTGGAGGCCAAGGCGCGGGCCGGGAGCAACTCCAACTACGAGATCATTGCCATGATGGCCGACAAGCGAAAGGAGTTGGCCCTGAGGgaggcggccgctgctgcggcGATGCTGGGACGCGGTGGTCCGCCGGGCGGTCCACAAGGTCCGCCACCCGGTGTCCTGTACGCACCGCCACCCCCACCGCCATATCTAACCGGACCGGGTCCCTCGCCCACAGGTGCGGGAAGCTTTCCATTCCCCCCCGGTGCCGCCACAGCAGGTCTCTTTCCCCCTGGTCTCGGGCCGGGGATGCACGCCGGACTGGATCGTCGTCTGTTGCGTGCACCCGGACGCGCCTCGAGGCCCAAGAAGCAGTTCATTTGCAAGTTCTGCAACCGACAGTTCACCAAGTCCTACAATCTGCTGATCCACGAACGGACGCACACCGACGAGCGACCCTACTCCTGTGATATTTGCGGCAAGGCGTTCCGGCGACAGGATCACTTGAGGGATCACAG GTACATCCACTCCAAGGAGAAGCCATTCAAGTGCACCGAATGCGGCAAGGGCTTCTGCCAGTCGCGCACTCTGGCGGTGCACAAGATCCTGCACATGGAGGAGTCGCCGCACAAGTGTCCTGTGTGCAGTAGGAGTTTCAACCAGCGCTCCAATCTGAAGACCCATCTGCTGACCCACACGGATCACAAGCCGTACGAGTGCTCCTCCTGCGGCAAGGTCTTTCGCCGCAACTGCGATCTGCGGCGACATGCCCTGACCCATGCCGTGGGCGAAGTCAACTCCGGCGACTATGTGGACGTTGGGGAGGAGGACGAGGCCCGTCATCTGAGTGGGGATGAAGAGGACTCCCTGCTGGAGGTGGACTCCCCGAGGCAGAGTCCTGTCCACAACCTAAGCGAATCCGCAGCGAACGGGGAAAAGGATGAGGCGGAGCGCATGCGTCTGAAGAGGAAGGCACCTGTCGATCAGGAGGAGAGCGAAGAGGAGTTCGATGACtacgacgaggaggaggaactGCAAGAGGCAGCAGACAGTTTTCCCAGAGAAGAGCTCCGGGAAGAAGACGAGGACTTtgaggccgaggaggaggtgCAGCAGGAAGTGGCTCCGGTGGCACGACAGTCATCAGCCGCTCCTGCTGTCACTGTTACGACTGGAAATGGAAAGCCGGAGCGCCAGGGGGTCACCCATTGTCACCACGAAGGCGGGGAAACCTACACCATGCGACCACATGGGGAAAAACAGCAGGAAGAGCCATTATCCATGCCCCCCAACggaccaccgccgccaccTGGTTTTGTGGCTAATCTGAGGTATGCCCCGTCTGGCGGTGCACCACCAGTGGGTGTACCACCTGTTGTTCCACCGCCACCGCACCATCAACCGCATCCCCATCTCCTGCCACCCAACGGAGATCCCTATCTGCCGATACTCCATGTGCGTCGGGATCTGCACCACAAGAGCCTCAATCTGAGCAAGGGGGCACCAGCCCCGCCACCCACACCGCCCACTATCATAACCCAAACACCGGAGACGAGCAAGCCACCGAATCAGCCGCTGCACTCGCCCCACGAGGCAATGCCCAGCTTTTTGGGCTCGATTCCCATGCGCAAGAGGATTCTGCCGCCGCCGACGATCGATCTGATggatcatcatcatcaccatcatcatcagcgGTCGTATATCGAGAATCAGAGCATCTATGCCCTGAATATGTCGCGGCATCCGCCACGCCAGTTGTTGGGGAAACCACCGAGCACAGAGACGAGTGGTCCAGCCACAGAGAAGGGTCCACCCCCACCTACAACGCAGAGACAGTCGGTACAGACGGTGCAGGCGGTACAGTCGGTGGTGGCACCGCCTCCTGCCCCTAGACGCACGGGCTTCAGCATTGAGGATATCATGCGACGCTGA
- the LOC108163474 gene encoding proteasome subunit alpha type-3-like has protein sequence MYSEGLGFDLSTAQYAPNGRVLQIDYATRAAEKSGTVMGIRGKDSIVLAVQNLYISPLFDSDANKRIFAIDGTIGMAVGGLISDCNVVVELIRLEASSFRSRHERTISLEALCEHVDSFLHAQTMYSGARPFAVTVMLAGWDEEKGPRLYQIETSGTTTERYSSSFGEAGKRAQREMDKFRFNNFPSDQLMQMATEIIHNFDEEPNGKTFRWDVGTVGAQTKGLFKYNSQEWTKKNE, from the exons ATGTATTCAGAGGGCTTGGGC TTTGATTTGTCGACCGCGCAGTATGCCCCAAATGGTCGTGTTTTACAAATCGACTATGCCACCAGGGCCGCAGAGAAGAGTGGCACTGTCATGGGCATTCGCGGCAAGGACTCTATTGTTCTGGCCGTTCAGAACTTATACATAAGCCCTTTGTTCGATTCCGATGCCAATAAACGCATCTTCGCCATCGATGGCACCATCGGCATGGCCGTCGGTGGGCTGATAAGCGACTGCAACGTGGTGGTGGAACTGATTCGCCTGGAGGCCTCGAGCTTCCGTTCGAGGCATGAGCGTACCATTTCCCTGGAGGCACTCTGCGAGCACGTGGACAGCTTTCTCCATGCCCAAACCATGTACAGCGGCGCTCGTCCCTTTGCAGTTACCGTTATGCTGGCCGGCTGGGACGAGGAAAAAGGACCGAGGCTCTACCAAATCGAGACATCAGGCACCACCACGGAGCGCTATTCCAGCTCTTTTGGAGAGGCAGGAAAGAGGGCCCAGCGCGAAATGGATAAGTTTAGATTTAATAATTTCCCTTCGGATCAGTTGATGCAAATGGCCACTGAAAT AATACACAACTTTGATGAGGAACCTAACGGCAAAACCTTTCgttgggatgtgggtacaGTCGGTGCTCAGACCAAAGGGCTTTTCAAATACAATTCCCAGGAATGGACTAAGAAGAACGAATGA